In Bradyrhizobium erythrophlei, a single genomic region encodes these proteins:
- a CDS encoding glycosyltransferase — protein sequence MTRQIMNGIATQDDPPLISALVCTCSRDRSVANTVSSILANTYPNFELIVVDQSKGIETQDALTPFAADRRLTYLKSATIGKGNALNVGLRETKGAIIAITDDDCTVPADWLTAFASIFAANARIAVAFCCVEAGEHDREAGFVPVYVRPGERLLTSMHDARDVHGMGAGIAVRRSMIEDIGGFDPMFGPGSRFPSGDDRDVGIRALVAGYYIYETSSITVKHFGFRTWQQGKSLARRDFLAIGAAYSKLLRCGYIGLAYIPAWEFAKYALWPPIRDLLHLRQPQGLVRMSAFLEGFIKGLRTPLDRTTLRFVDKEQESSIPLKVSSSES from the coding sequence ATGACTAGGCAGATAATGAATGGAATTGCCACGCAAGATGATCCGCCGCTGATATCAGCGCTCGTTTGCACTTGCAGTCGCGATCGATCGGTGGCGAACACTGTATCGTCTATATTGGCAAATACGTATCCCAATTTTGAGTTGATTGTCGTAGATCAGAGCAAGGGCATCGAGACACAGGATGCTTTAACGCCATTCGCCGCCGATCGTCGCCTGACGTATTTGAAAAGTGCAACGATCGGCAAAGGTAATGCGCTTAATGTCGGTCTGAGGGAGACCAAAGGCGCGATTATCGCAATCACGGATGATGATTGTACGGTACCGGCCGATTGGCTTACGGCATTCGCTTCCATATTCGCTGCGAACGCCCGGATAGCGGTTGCTTTTTGCTGCGTTGAGGCCGGCGAGCACGATCGGGAGGCCGGCTTTGTTCCAGTTTACGTTCGTCCTGGCGAGAGACTGTTAACGTCGATGCATGACGCGCGAGACGTGCACGGTATGGGCGCTGGCATTGCAGTTCGTCGCAGCATGATTGAAGACATCGGCGGATTTGACCCAATGTTCGGTCCGGGATCACGGTTTCCATCAGGTGACGACCGCGACGTTGGGATCCGCGCGCTCGTTGCCGGTTATTACATCTATGAGACGTCATCAATCACGGTGAAACACTTCGGTTTTCGCACGTGGCAACAGGGCAAGTCGCTGGCACGCAGAGACTTCCTGGCCATAGGCGCGGCGTATTCGAAGTTGCTCAGGTGTGGGTACATCGGGCTCGCGTACATTCCGGCATGGGAGTTTGCCAAATACGCCCTGTGGCCGCCTATTCGGGACCTGCTTCATCTTCGCCAACCACAAGGACTAGTACGCATGTCGGCGTTCCTGGAGGGCTTTATAAAGGGATTGCGCACTCCACTTGATAGGACGACTTTGAGGTTCGTCGATAAGGAACAAGAAAGTTCGATCCCTCTGAAGGTTAGCAGCTCTGAAAGCTGA